A single genomic interval of Lathyrus oleraceus cultivar Zhongwan6 chromosome 7, CAAS_Psat_ZW6_1.0, whole genome shotgun sequence harbors:
- the LOC127105349 gene encoding uncharacterized protein LOC127105349 — protein MSKPSNSRPPSRLLKHATWSPDMLREEAWRRRKNDHVSRSSTLRLTKSVSEDDLQELKACFELGFGFDSAETDPKLSNTIPALKLYHAVNKQYNDHSLSRSSSSSSIVSDSGIANTTAIFNPAEDLPAKKNRLKQWAKMVACVARQSSSSKGSSSSQQID, from the exons ATGTCGAAACCATCCAACTCGCGGCCACCCTCGCGGCTCTTAAAACATGCGACATGGTCACCGGATATGCTTCGAGAAGAAGCATGGCGGAGACGAAAGAACGATCACGTCAGCCGCAGTAGCACCCTTCGGCTAACCAAGAGTGTCTCTGAGGATGATTTACAAGAACTCAAAGCTTGTTTCGAACTAGGCTTCGGCTTTGATTCAGCCGAAACCGACCCGAAGTTATCAAATACTATACCTGCTTTGAAGTTGTATCATGCTGTTAATAAACAGTACAACGATCATAGCTTGTCTCGATCCTCTTCTTCATCCTCCATTGTCTCTGATAGCGGCATTGCAAACACCACCGCCATATTTAATCCAG CTGAGGATTTGCCTGCGAAGAAGAATCGGTTGAAACAATGGGCGAAGATGGTTGCTTGTGTGGCGCGTCAATCTTCTTCATCAAAGGGTTCGAGTTCTTCTCAACAAATTGATTAA